The following are encoded in a window of Bradyrhizobium sp. WBOS07 genomic DNA:
- a CDS encoding PfkB family carbohydrate kinase — protein sequence MAHPQTDKPAVHPAPHDKIRTIEELGEMARAAQAKGLTVALCHGVFDLVHLGHVRHILAARNEADVVIVTITADRFVNKGPGRPIFPENMRAEMLAALGTVDWVGINQTSSAEPVLDTVRPDIYVKGSDYENPEDDVTGKIAIEREAVERHGGRIVFTRDVTFSSSSLLNRYFDIYDPPLRDYLQKVREGGGAERLLKLIDKIQDMHVVLVGDTIIDEYQYVTALGKASKENIVATLLKNGEQFAGGVIAAANHVASFCKSVEIVTTLGGNDYPEEFIRAHVRPNVTLTPIRIQGRPTTRKLRYVEMGYLHKLFEVYTMDDTPLDETTRKEIDRVTTERVRAADVVIVTDFGHGMIASSTIEALIANSKFLAVNAQSNSGNHGYNLITKYPRADYICIDAPEARLAATDKFSDIASVIEDGLHRKIDCDNMIITHGSFGCYPFSSKTGVARVPAFTKTVVDTVGAGDAFLTITAPLVAAGGNIEDVAFIGNAAGAIKVGIVGHRNSVEKAPLVKFVTALLK from the coding sequence ATGGCTCATCCTCAGACAGACAAGCCGGCCGTCCATCCGGCACCGCACGACAAGATCAGGACGATCGAAGAGCTCGGCGAGATGGCGCGTGCCGCGCAGGCAAAGGGCCTGACCGTCGCGCTCTGCCACGGCGTGTTCGATCTGGTGCATCTCGGCCACGTCCGGCACATCCTGGCGGCGCGCAACGAGGCCGACGTGGTCATCGTGACCATCACCGCCGACCGTTTCGTCAACAAGGGCCCGGGACGGCCGATCTTCCCGGAGAACATGCGTGCCGAGATGCTGGCCGCGCTCGGCACGGTCGACTGGGTCGGCATCAACCAGACCTCCAGTGCCGAACCGGTGCTCGATACCGTGCGCCCCGACATCTACGTGAAGGGCTCGGACTACGAGAATCCCGAGGACGACGTCACCGGCAAGATCGCCATCGAGCGCGAGGCCGTCGAACGTCATGGCGGACGAATCGTCTTCACGCGCGACGTGACCTTCAGCTCGTCGTCGCTGCTGAACCGCTACTTCGACATCTACGATCCTCCTTTGCGCGACTACCTGCAGAAGGTGCGCGAAGGCGGCGGCGCCGAGCGGCTGCTGAAGCTGATCGACAAGATCCAGGACATGCACGTCGTGCTGGTCGGCGATACCATCATCGACGAATACCAATACGTCACGGCGCTCGGGAAGGCGTCGAAGGAGAACATCGTCGCCACCCTGCTCAAGAACGGCGAGCAATTTGCCGGCGGCGTCATCGCCGCGGCCAACCACGTCGCGAGCTTCTGCAAGTCGGTCGAGATCGTCACGACGCTGGGCGGCAACGACTACCCTGAAGAGTTCATTCGCGCGCATGTCCGCCCGAACGTCACGCTGACGCCGATCCGCATTCAGGGCCGTCCGACGACCCGCAAATTGCGCTACGTCGAGATGGGCTATCTGCACAAGCTGTTCGAAGTCTATACGATGGACGACACGCCGCTCGACGAGACCACGCGCAAGGAGATCGACCGCGTCACCACCGAGCGCGTGCGCGCCGCGGACGTCGTGATCGTCACCGATTTCGGTCACGGCATGATCGCGTCCAGCACGATCGAGGCGTTGATCGCGAACTCCAAGTTCCTGGCGGTCAACGCCCAGAGCAACAGCGGCAACCACGGCTACAACCTGATCACGAAATATCCGCGGGCAGACTACATCTGCATCGACGCGCCGGAAGCGCGGCTGGCCGCCACCGACAAGTTCAGCGACATCGCATCGGTGATCGAGGACGGCCTGCACCGCAAGATCGATTGCGACAACATGATCATCACGCACGGCTCCTTCGGCTGCTACCCGTTCTCGTCGAAGACCGGCGTCGCGCGCGTGCCCGCCTTCACCAAGACCGTGGTCGACACGGTCGGCGCAGGCGATGCCTTCCTGACGATCACGGCGCCGCTGGTGGCGGCTGGCGGCAACATCGAGGACGTCGCCTTCATCGGCAATGCGGCGGGCGCGATCAAGGTCGGCATCGTCGGTCACCGCAACTCGGTCGAAAAGGCACCCCTGGTCAAGTTCGTCACCGCGTTGTTGAAGTAG